One Dunckerocampus dactyliophorus isolate RoL2022-P2 chromosome 15, RoL_Ddac_1.1, whole genome shotgun sequence genomic window, CTAATTGTGCAGAacttctatgtgtgtgtgtgtgtgtgtgtgtgtgtgtgtgtgtatactgacATCCTCTGCAAACTCCACAGTAGGTGTATTCTGGTCATCGAGGCCGTTAACCAACATGACAGGACAGTTGATTCTCCTCACCTGATAGAAGAACAATAGATGATGGTGGAAACATGACACTACATGGCAGCAAGCAGCACAGGGTAGACTCATTCCCTGCTGTAGAACTCCAAACAGAAAGTGGAGTTTCACGTACATGCACTTACGTCCAGTTTCCAGGAGAGGTCGCTGGAGATGGTCATGATGTCTCGCCAGATCAGATTGTGCTTGTCATCCATGTGGAGCTTTTCAATGTCCCTGTCACCACGGGTAACACATCACATCAGAGCAACGACATGCCAGGCATGAAGGACACCACCTACCCGTAGACCATTTGGTGGACTGCACTCAGGGTTTTGCCGCGTGGGAAAAAATGGCCGCCGCTGATGCAAACACAACATGTGGGCTGCGTCACAACACAACACGACATGACACTGTTATGATCAATTCCcacacaacaaacaacacattATACCTTTACGGTGCTCTCAGATGCCAAATACATGGCGACTATGGTGCCCAGGGAAAGGCCCAATATTCCCACCCTGCTCGGGATGATGGCAGGATGGTGCGTGACGATTTCAAAGGCCTTCTGTGAGGAAGAAGACAAAAAGTAGATTGAATATCTAGACATGTTCCTGTCTGGCTGCGGCCGCTCACTTCAAAGTAGGCCAGCTCTAGGTCAGCCGATGCCAGCTCTCCGGGGAGAAAATACTCCAACGCCAAAGAGGCATAGCCGTGCGACGCCAGCAAGGCTGAGCGATACTCCAGAAGCCCCCCGCCGCCCCCCCACATGTCCAGCATACCCGGGAAAGGTCCTGGACCTGAGGCATGGACAAAGCATCAGCATGATTCTTACTTCCTCCTTCAGACTTCCTGTCTCTTTGGTGAGCAAAACCAGTGAGGACCTGAAGGGATGAAGAGGGTCCCCCGTACCCCTCTGTCCTTGATGTCCAGCCTGCGGACCCCCGGCGCCATGTACCACCTCTCTGTGAGCACGGTGGCCAGAGGAGGTCGCTGGCTGAAGTCTTCGCTAACATGGCCACCGTAGACAGAGATGGAGACCAGCATGGGGCTGCGGACGTTCATCTTCCGCAACCTGACAGCGCCACACCGGAATCTTAGCAGGACAGGACATCACATGaaggcttttttattttatacctGAGGCCCGTACGGCTGCCAGGGACAGGCTGCATGCTCCACAGCAAACCCATGGCTTCTCTTCCTTGGTAAGTTCCTCCTAAGCTCAAGTCATCTGTGACTA contains:
- the LOC129194977 gene encoding peroxisomal succinyl-coenzyme A thioesterase-like; this translates as MHHVAVVTFKAGDKGGADPRLMTAQGSRGMLEPIPTDFGRQAGYTLNCTPLCRRASAMSQGAWPLLSVKPTRALVDEAFKVLVENLPPGAPVTLRSLHQSEDRDYWEAYGHYISTSTGVVSVTDDLSLGGTYQGREAMGLLWSMQPVPGSRTGLRLRKMNVRSPMLVSISVYGGHVSEDFSQRPPLATVLTERWYMAPGVRRLDIKDRGVRGTLFIPSGPGPFPGMLDMWGGGGGLLEYRSALLASHGYASLALEYFLPGELASADLELAYFEKAFEIVTHHPAIIPSRVGILGLSLGTIVAMYLASESTVKPTCCVCISGGHFFPRGKTLSAVHQMVYGDIEKLHMDDKHNLIWRDIMTISSDLSWKLDVRRINCPVMLVNGLDDQNTPTVEFAEDIFQMMRSVGKDHLLTRLEYPDTGHLIEPPYSPHFRATNFIWDSKKGKVSILWGGQTKPHSDAQEDSWKKILAFLQYHLYSRQSPRARM